The Streptomyces sp. GSL17-111 region CCCGCATCTCCCGCTGCGACTCCCGCGCGATGCGCTGCACCTCGGCCATCTGCTCCACCGCCGCGGCCGACCCGCGCTGCGCCAGCTGCGCGGCCAGCTCGCTCTTGAGCGCGATGACGGACAGGTTGCGCCCGAGCACGTCGTGCAGGTCCCGTCCGAAGCGCAGGCGCTCCTCCGCGACCGCGAGCCGCGCCTGCGTCTCGCGGGCGGCGTCCAGTTCCAGCACCGCGCCCAGCAGCCAGGCCGAGAAGCGCCCGGTGAACGCCATGGCACCGGTCAGCAGCAGGGTGAAGACCGCCGCCGCGACGAGCCCACGGAGCGCGCCCGTGACCGCCAGCGCCAGGCCGGCCGCCAGCGCCGTCGCCCCGCACACCAGCCACAGGACCTGCCGGGCCCGGCGCAGGTTGATGACGAGCGGTGTCGCCGCGAACGCCAGGAGGCCGCCGCACAGCGTCATCGCCACCCCGAAGTCCGGTTGCCGACCGATGCCGTGCAGCACCATCGACGCCGTCCCCACGAGCACGGCCAGCACGCCCTGGGTGGCGAGGAGCCCGGTGGGACGGTCGCGGCGGCCGAGCGCCCAGTCCAGCGCGCGGGACGTGGCCACCGCGCCGAGGACCGCGTGGACGACGACCGTGCCCGCCAGCACGCCCTTCGCCCACAGGACGGAGGCCGCGAGCACGGCCGTCGGCGCGAAGCCGAACGCCTCGCAGACGAAGAAGAAGTGGAACGTCCAGCGGGTGTACAGCTCGATCCGGGCCGGATCGCTGCGCCGGTCCCACCAGGCCGTCAGCACCCTCGGCGACACCGTGCCCATCCGCCTCTTCCCGTTCTCATCGCCCGCAACTGCCCGCATCGCCGGCATCGTCTCGCGTCCCCTG contains the following coding sequences:
- a CDS encoding sensor histidine kinase, with product MGTVSPRVLTAWWDRRSDPARIELYTRWTFHFFFVCEAFGFAPTAVLAASVLWAKGVLAGTVVVHAVLGAVATSRALDWALGRRDRPTGLLATQGVLAVLVGTASMVLHGIGRQPDFGVAMTLCGGLLAFAATPLVINLRRARQVLWLVCGATALAAGLALAVTGALRGLVAAAVFTLLLTGAMAFTGRFSAWLLGAVLELDAARETQARLAVAEERLRFGRDLHDVLGRNLSVIALKSELAAQLAQRGSAAAVEQMAEVQRIARESQREMRDVVRGYREAGLDAELAGARGVLEAAGISCRIDTGREARLPQPVQSALAWVVREGTTNVLRHADAAQCTITLRAGTGRTVLTMENDGVRHRPQARTTGVGTGLPGLRERLGPLHGTLTAGSVADGRFRLTAELPTHDTAWDDEGCR